The genomic DNA ATCAGTGGGACTTCGGCATCCTCTGGAGCTATCGCTGGCTCTTTCTCAACGGGCTTGGCGTCACCGTCGGCTTTACCGTGGTGATCGTCGTGCTCGGCCTGGTGTTCGGCCTGTTCGGCGCGTTCGGCAGCCTGTCACGCTTCAAGCCCGTGCGCCTTCTCGCCCTCACCTTCATCGAAGCGTTCCGTTGCACGCCGCTCCTGGTGCAGCTGATCTGGTTCTATTATGCGCTGCCGATCCTCGCCGGCGTCGAGATGACGCCGATCACGGCCTCGGCGCTGGCGCTCTCGCTCTATGGCGGCTCGTTCTATTCGGAGATCATTCGCGGCGGCATCATCTCGATCGACAAAGGCCAGTCGGAAGCCGGTGCCGCGCTCGGCATGACGCCGGGACAGAGCATGCGGCGCATCGTGCTGCCGCAGGCGATCAAGCGCATGATCCCGGCGCTGATGAATCAGTCGATCATCCAGTTCAAGAACACCTCGCTGGTCTCGGTGCTGGCGGTGCCCGACCTCGTCTACCAGAGCCAGGTCGCCGCCCATGACAGCTACCGGCCGCTGGAGACCTACACCGCGGTCGCAGTCGCCTATGCGGCGATCCTGATCCCGCTCACCATCCTGGTCCGCCGCGGCGAG from Bradyrhizobium sp. CCBAU 53351 includes the following:
- a CDS encoding amino acid ABC transporter permease — translated: MYQWDFGILWSYRWLFLNGLGVTVGFTVVIVVLGLVFGLFGAFGSLSRFKPVRLLALTFIEAFRCTPLLVQLIWFYYALPILAGVEMTPITASALALSLYGGSFYSEIIRGGIISIDKGQSEAGAALGMTPGQSMRRIVLPQAIKRMIPALMNQSIIQFKNTSLVSVLAVPDLVYQSQVAAHDSYRPLETYTAVAVAYAAILIPLTILVRRGEKRLAVSE